A stretch of DNA from Gimesia chilikensis:
CTTCGTTCTCTAGAACCATGACCGGAATACGAATCGGAAATGAGGTACGGATTCTCCAGCGGACAATACCATTGAGAATATTCAGGCAATACAGGTTCTGATCCTCGGATGCGAGGTATACACTATTTTTATTTTCTGCCAGATCGGTGGCAATCGGTGCGTCGGTTTCAAACTGATACGTCAGCTTTCGATCGGACAAGGTGACGGAATACAGCGATCCGTCCTGACTGGCAAATACGAGAGCGCGGGGAGTCACAAGCGAAGGAGTCGTAATGGCATCGCCTGTCTGGAAGGTCCAGCGAATGGCAAGATCACGCCAGGCGGGTAACTTGGATTCGCCGCTCAACTCTTTCAGTTTTCGCAGATTCCAGGCATAAACTCGACCATCCAGTGTGCCAACGTAAAGTGCGTCTTCGTCAACGGTCGGGCTGGTAGAAGCTGATGTGGGAAGCTGCAGTTCCCAGTCGATCTCACCATTCATCCGGTCGATGGAATAGATCTTCGTTCCGACGGTGATGAACACGTATTTTGAATTGGAAACCGGCGGATAACTGGCGTTATTCCCCCGCCCCATCTGTGTCGCCCAGAGCTTCTTTCCTGTTTCATTATTGAAAGCAGTGATGATCCCGGAAGTGGAAATCGCGTAGATATTAACTTCATCCAGCGTCAGATGGACGATGCGGTCCCGGTGAGGGTCCACTGTGGCCTGGCCCCACCAGACCCGTTCCAGATTATGTTTGACCAGCGAACGCTGGGTTGGAACCGTCAGTCCCACGGATGATTCGTTTAAGCGTTGCGCCTGCAGATTTTCAGAGCACAGCCCCATAACCAGTAGCGCCAGAATCAAATACTTGGGCATCTTCCAACCAGACATATTCAATCTTTTCCAGAATGATTTAGGAGAACGGGTGATTCAAATTCGCGGAGAATGCTCTCAGACATCAGAAATGATGCGAGGCCTCCCTCTCTCAAGTCTACATGATGGATTCATCAGACA
This window harbors:
- a CDS encoding PQQ-binding-like beta-propeller repeat protein; amino-acid sequence: MSGWKMPKYLILALLVMGLCSENLQAQRLNESSVGLTVPTQRSLVKHNLERVWWGQATVDPHRDRIVHLTLDEVNIYAISTSGIITAFNNETGKKLWATQMGRGNNASYPPVSNSKYVFITVGTKIYSIDRMNGEIDWELQLPTSASTSPTVDEDALYVGTLDGRVYAWNLRKLKELSGESKLPAWRDLAIRWTFQTGDAITTPSLVTPRALVFASQDGSLYSVTLSDRKLTYQFETDAPIATDLAENKNSVYLASEDQNLYCLNILNGIVRWRIRTSFPIRIPVMVLENEVYLSSRKSGLFQLSSETGMEEWWQPLGSTFISMSPTRVYATDELGNLLVLSRKDGALLSAVPLRKYQVKLMNELNDRIFCASESGVILCLKQKDLPFPIRFKHQDKYPILPEVAPEPAADNANTEAPATENPVQ